Below is a genomic region from Heliangelus exortis chromosome W unlocalized genomic scaffold, bHelExo1.hap1 SUPER_W_unloc_1, whole genome shotgun sequence.
CCTGTGCCcgcaggcagggacagggcacgggcactgctgggacagagctggccTCCAGAACAGCCCTTCCATCATCACAGGGGAtctcctcagctcagctcttcttccACACTTGCTCTCAAGAAGCTGCCCAAGGAGTCGACTCTGCAGAGATtgttgctctgctgctttctctggggGCTCCCTCTGATGCCATCGTGGTCCCGGGGCGGGGGGTTTGGGGACTTAGGGCTGGTTCCTTTGTCACTTCTTTGGTGTCCAGAGccctcagggatggtgactgtTGTGCAATAAAGGCAGCCCATGGCAGTGGAATCAGGCAGGGCCCCTCTGAGCACCCTCCATGGGCACCCAAGAGCTTGTGTGGGAGGTGGTCAGTGTCAGTGAGCACCATCAGCTGGGTCTGCCTCCCAGCTtgaccagcacagcccatgaACAGAGTCAGGTGGAtaaggaaaagtgtgtccagcaaATCTAGGGAGTTTTTCCTACCCCTCCACTCTGACCTATTGAGACCACCCCTGGAATACTGGATCCAGctgttcaagagagacagggatctactggagagaatCCCAGTGAGAGCACGGATTATTAAGGGATGTGAACATCTCTCATATGAAGAATAACAAAGAGAGTTGGAGCTGTGTAGCTTTGTGAAAAGAAGTCTGAGGAGGGAATCTTAAGAATATCTATAAACATCAGAGGGATGGATGTCAGAAtgaaggggccaatctcttttaAGTGGAACAATGGGTTTAAGCTTGAATATAGGAAGATCCACTTCAAGATTACGAGAAACTTCTTGACCGTGAggcctgccctgggtgatcctgctttggcagaggggttggactggatgatctctagaggtcccttccaacccctaacattctaggattctaggattctatgaccTCAGTCCCTGGGACAGTGATGGGGTccatcctgctccaggcaggtgaaggacaaagaggggactgctgaagcagagacagaaaggcATGGGGTGCACCTTGCCTTTAGCAAGCCCTTTGCCATGCTCTACCATTGTCCTGTTGTAGCCAGACTGGTGATGTCTGGATTGAAGAGGTGGGTGatgtggtgggtgggaagttcaCGAGATGATGAGGGTCACAGTGCCATCAGGGATCCAAAGTCCTCCTGGCAAGCAGTGACGGTGCCTCAGTGTCCAGAACTTGTACCAACACTGTTTGCTGTCTTTATAATCCCCCTGTGGGGTGGGACAAAAGGCACTTTCAGCCCCTTGGTGGATGAAGCCACGCTGGGGAAGCCCCTGAGCAACCGCATCTGGTTCatcctgccttgagcagggcactcagacaaggagatgctcaggggtctcttccagcctgaggtattctgtgattcagaatgATCTGGAGGGTCAtgggaatgatctgtaggatcatggagcaggaggagcacaggaagctcacctggagcagctccaagagACACGACTGCTGAgtgaggctgatgctgtggatgggattaagaagtgagttccatggggacagggacagggttggcttcagttgagtgggatcatggaatcatggaatgggttgggttggaactagatgacctttaacCCTTCCAACCTAATCCATTAcatgattccatggttctgtgacacagtcccagccagttccaggcctgggagtctccacagccaccaccagggtTTTGTGATGCAGGGTCTGGTGCCTGGACACCATTGTCATGGGGGTCTCCATGGTGACCCTGGGGgtatataaggggtgtggagaccTGGGGTGCCcatatctgggagagcacctccctcaggagtcagcagctgccctgggtgaccatggaatgtctgtggcagaaaatgcccaagatgtccatggagaaggaggtggaagcctgctgccagccctccacAAGACCCCAAGGTCAGTGactgaaggaagggccagaccagaagttcccctgcaggctgtggggagagggcagctgtcccctgcagcccatggaggagcacggaggggaagatgtggatctgcagcccatggaggagcactcTGTACCAGGGTGACATCAGTTACtaactgaaatacattaaattttagaaaaaagtcaTATTTGAGCAATGTGAGCATGGCTGGGGCAAGGGTCCGGAAGGTGAGATGCCTCTTGTCTCTCTGTGTCTAGATTTctagtgagttccatggggacagggacagggttggcttcagttgggtgggaggtgtccctacccatgcatgCAGGGGcttggaacaagatgatctttaacccTTCCAACTTgacccattccatgattccatttTTCTGTGACACAATCCCAGACAGTTCCAGGCCTGGGCTCTCGACAgcaccaccagggctttgtgatgGGGTAggtgcagtttctcagctgttccctttACAGCTGAGACCCAGCCCCGATGAGGAGccatgacagcatcttcatattCTCCTGCTGTTTTAATCCCATCACCCACAGCTGGTTCCATTTCTCCAGGAACCCATAACATCACTGATAGTGTCTGGTTAAATGGggatggtgcagcatgcacaaacctttgcctcaCAGGCTGAGGGCATGGCATGTGATAACGATCTACAGTCTCATCATGGTATAGATCACATCTCGTACAGCCAAGTCTTTCAGATAcctgagagcttttccaagtgtggctgctttgacctgtgggcagtctatttcctctttatagggatatttCCTGTGTGTATGAAATGTGTATCCTATGTGTATCTCCTAGGTGTGTGGAGTCGATATTTCAACTGGGCTTGAACTAATTAGCTTAAGCCCCAggttgggcgccaataaatctgtcagggtttaatgctgggctaGCAATTAACCGACAGAAGAtctctattaatgcccctccccaccctgataaaaaaggagagagaattaGGGAGAGAGAATTATGGGTTGGAAagtaaactacacagctttaatgaaaccctaatgataaaaaggaaaaattactaaatatatataaatatacagaaaaatggtaGCATGTTCATCCACCCTCacccccaataactctcacatcacaaccaaggcttcagggcagccctgggaaagtccaggctggactcctggggtcatCAGGTCTGGTTTAATCCCAGATCAGTTGAAGAGGTGACTGTGGGGTGATCATTGCCATCTGGAGTTCCTCCCTCcttgtccttcagtttaaagcctttttaaagcagtttaaagaagGAGAtgcaggcatggacagtgtagggcagcctgcaggagaggaggcCAAGGGCTCTGGAAGGCTGAAAGGCCCAACAGGACCAAGGGCTTTGTCACCTCAGACATGGCACCTGCCTCAACCACCAAGGTCTGCCAGGAGTAATTTTGTCCTGAGGCTCTGgactttctttccccttcttgggGAGGTCAGGAtgtgtcagatttttttttttttttttttgtaacttatTTTCATACTCCACTTTCCCCAAGAAGAGTCCTGATTCACAActgagggatgggctctgccttcccattgcCTGGAGGTCAGAGTTTTGCTTCATtgctttattaataaataaataatgaaaaatccttGGCTTCAGAGACACCTTTACAGAGCCTTTGCctccctgcaatcatggcctccagtgatctgctctaacaaggccatggggaggctctggcagcaatgGCCCTCAGTGGGGCCAATCAATgcttcaaggtactttcaggttccattctgacttctggagcagtttgttcattcatctctcagcacctgaggatCATGGACTCAGCACCAAACACACCCTGGGACTCACTGAAACACAGAGAGCACTAAAGGGCCATGGCTCTTTATGGGATATTCTTGACATCATCCAGACTTGTACAGCTAATTGGAGAGGTTTTCACTCTACAGTTAAGGAGGAATATTTCATACTGTGCTTAATGAAAATAGTTTGTAGAaggtttttttaacagtatattttaaaagatcatcTCATGATTTTAGAGAAGAGATGACAGAAGCTCCCTGAGGTCTGACACTGGGAGGGCTACTTTACTTCTCACCCCCCCAAACCCACGACTGCTTTCCTGTCCCACCTGGGACTTCCATCCCTGGTCCTTGCATCagacttctcctctcctctctgcagctggaggttaCAGCTCCACTGCACCACCTCCCACCTGCTCTCCTTAGAGAACTGACTGCACacgggcacagcaggagttttcctttgTGCCAGCCAAGAAAAGTCacacagagaaagtgaagaagaagaatctgaggagaaatggtttagagagacagatgggaaaagagagcTGTGATCATCATGAGAGAGGTGGCTAAAGAGACAATCAGGCTGCTGAAAGACAGGCGAGCTTTGAACAAcctgctgctcaaagcagcacccaggggagagGCATCTGAATGAacaaagagcaggagaaggggacaattggagaggaatgggaatggcctttgtctggacagtctgtgtctggaaaggtgactttagaaatggtcaCTGGATCACCAGCACCAGGCAGAAGTTTCTGTTGAGGCTCTGTacttggtttgctccttgccCCTTCTTGGGGTATCCAGGAGGTGTTGTGCATTTTTCCTACAGTGTTTATTGCTCATTTTCACACCCCACTGCCCCCAGGAAGAGTCCTGACCCACAagtgagggatgggctctgGTTTCCCATTGCCTGGGTTTGTTAGTTTGGTCTGACTGatccataaaataaatagataaataaatacataaacaaacaaacaaagaaatacCTGTGGTTCAGAGCCACCTTTacagaatctttttttccttcctgtaatCGTGGCCTCCAGTGACCTTCTCTAACAAGTCTCTAGGGAGGCTTTGTCAGTAAAGGGACCCAATGGGGCCAATCAATACCTGAAGataatttggatttttgttttggctttaacttcttaagaaggttttttttttggtctccaTTCAGCACCTGAGGATCATGGACTCAGTCCCACTGGCATCATTGGGCCCATTACAGCACTGAGCAGCCATGTTTCTCCCTCAGGTGGTTGTTTTTAGTGTTCAAGACTTCCACAGATAATTGAAGAGGTTCCAGTGTTGAGGAAGATTACAAAGAGCATCTAATAAAAAACACTGAACAGTTCTATGTTACTGGTTTTCAGTTTAGAAATGTATATTCAACTGGTATTGGTGCAGAGTGTCTCTGCAAGGGGCCTGGACAGTGGGGAAAAGCCTTCAAGGTCCATCACTCCTTGGAGAACattgctcctcacctccccaaacACAACATTGCTCTCATTGGCTCCCTGGGTAGGCTTTGGGATAATTTGCCCCCACCACCTTGTCATCATCACCTTGTCACCACCCCCTTGTCAGTGCCCCCACTGGTAccctccatccagcagctgctgctcgctcagctccctcctgtccccacgcTGCCACTTcatccccacccacccaccccgcATGGCACCAGCATCATCGGGGTCTCTGCGGGGAGCCCCGAGCGCTGGCAGCGATTGTCCTGTCACACAatgaggggatgggggcagcGGCAGCGAGCCcgttcctgccctgcctgcaggacaccTTCCCttaggggcaggaggagcaatgCATGACAAGTGTCCCTTTCCAAAAGCCCGCAGCAGCCTCTCTTTCCTAcggcagctgctttctgcactgccATCAAGAACGCCCTGCAGGctgcactttgcatttcccCCTCAGAAAGGGAATGCTCCTTCTTGGCATCACCCAGCACGCACACAATGTCCTGGCTTCGGAAGAAAACTCAACACAAAAAGGGGGGACACCCACTCCCACTGCCTCACGGGTGCCGGCCGTGCCCTCCGTGCCTCCCACCGGCCCTGGCCCCGCCGCATTGCTGGGTTTGCCCGGGGGCTCTGCAagtgaagaggggaaagggggaggtgggggccAGGGAATCCAAATGAAAAGAGTCTCCAGCTGAGGCCAAGCAAAGCTCAGGCTGTCCCACCAGGCAGTGCTTTGGGGACCACACAGTGGTGGGGAAGTGATATCACGGTGCCAGGCGGAGGTGCGGATCGAgtgccagctgccagccagaAGTCACAAGTGGTGGTGGTGACAAGGTGGCAGTGGGAAATTGCCCCTGTCCCTCCTAGGACCTGTGTGTCTTTTCCTCCCCTCAGACTTCTCCCCTGCAGCTGCAACTGGATGTTAGAGCTCCTTTGCACCAGCTCCCAAGCCATCTCCCTTAGAGAACTGCTGCACTCAGGCACAGCAGGACTTTCCCTCTGTGCAAGCAGAGAAAAGTGAAGGGGAAAGTTTCCTATACAATAAAATACACTCTGCAATCATCTGCTGGGCACAAACTCCTCTACAGACGTTACGTTTCTAGATGGGATAATCTGATGAGAAACGTTTGTCTAGCctcaaaatgaagattttttttgttagtaaTGGTGTTGGTGTTAGAATCAGTATTAGTATTAACATTTAACTCTCTTTTACTTCAGCCATAAaacttttcatttctcaatctattgttttttgtttgtttctttcttttcatattgTTTTCCCCACCTGAATGACACAGGGACGTTAATGAGCTGCATGGTGCTCAGTGTCTGGCTGGAGTTCAACCACAACAGTCCTAATTTGGGCCCAACGTGGGGCACAAAGGGCTGATATAATGACAGATCTGATCAGACCATGTTAAAACAAATTAGTTATAATTATTCCCTATATGGGTTTAAGAGTTACTGGTCACTGTGTCTGTAGGTTTTGTCTCAGAGCTCACCAAAGCAAAGTTCCTACCAATAGTACAAATGCAGAAGCGGTGCTCAGATAAGATGAGATATCTTGGGGGCTCTACTTCTGCctgtctctcttctcctcttcccctccctgtttCTGTCTTCAAAGAGTGAAATACTCATCAAGTCACTGAATACTCCAGTTGGGAAGAGACCCCTGAGcatcatcttgtctgagtgccctgctcaaggcaggatgaaccagatgaggttgctcaagggCTCCCCCAGCCTGGCTTCATCCACAAAGGGGCTGAAAGTGCCTTTTGTCCAATCCCACAGGGGGGTTATAAAGAGAGAGAATATCATTTGATCAAGTGCTGGTCACTGAGGCACCATCACTGTCTGCCTGGATGACTTTGAATCACTGATTTCATGTGAACCTTATCATCTTGTGAACTTCCCACCCGCAACTTCCCCCAGGCCTTCAATCCAGACATCAAAAATTCTGGGTATTAAGGGAAAATTGTAGATGATATCAAAGGgtttactgaagtccaggtgcACCCcatccctttctttccccaatgcccttctttcttctttcagcaaTCCCTTTTTTATCCTTCATCTGCCTGAAGTGCCCTGCAGGGTTTTTGGCCCCATCAGCATCTCAGGGACAGAGGTGATGCTGACCAGCAGGTAattctccccatccctcttccTGTCCTTCATGGCTGACAGAAATTCCCCTATCCAAGGTGCAGTTGATCTCTCAGGAGACACCTTCCAGTCCATGACTCTTACAGGGAAGGTGACAGCAAGCCCAGCACTGAAGACAAGATGTGGCCACCAGCAGGAAACACTCAAAGGTGCAAAggttcataaaataaaataactctgAGGCCACTGTGGGCAGAGATGGTGtccagcagctgggacaagCTGGTGGACCTTGTTTGAAGGAAGGAGATCCCAGTGCTGCATTCAGGTGGCTTCCCAGGGGACGTTAGTGTCCAggtgaatcatagaattggctgagttggaagggacctcagagatcatcaagtccaacccttgatccactcccactgcagatcccagcccatggcactgagtgccatattcagtctcttttaaatatccccagggatggagaatccaccctttccctgggcagcccattccaatgtttgatcaccctctccacaaagaaattctttctaatgtccaacctaaacctcccctggcacaacttgagccctcttgtgccctcttgtcttgctgagagttgcctgggaaaagagccaaCCCCtccccggctccaacctcctttcagggagttgtagagagtgatgaggtctcccctgagcctcctcttctccagcctgaacacccccagctccctcagcctctccttataggatctgtgctcgGGTGAAGTGACCTGAGGACACGGTCTGTGCCACTGACCTTCATGGCACccctgggaagagctggtgCTGTTTGTGCTCCCACAGAGCCTTCTCCCTGCTGAGCACCTCTGGGCTGGCCTGGCCACCCATCCCTgcaccctgtccccaggctgccccccGCCCcgagctgggggtgctgctctgcagagcacggggctggggtgcccagggctgacTCTGTtcatgggctgtgctggtcaAGCTGGGAGGCAGACCCAGCTGATGGTGCTCACTGACACTGACCACCTCCCACACAAGCTCTTGGGTGCCCATGGAGGGTGCTCAGAGGGGCCCTGCCTGATTCCACTGCCATGGGCTCTCTTTATTGCACAacagtcaccatccctgagggCTCTGGACACCAAAGAAGTGACAAAGGAACCAGCCCTAAGTCCCCAAACCCCCACCTGGGACCATGATGGCATCAGAGGGAGCccccagagaaagcagcagagcaacaATCTCTGCAGAGTCGACTCCTTGGGCAGCTTCTTGAGAGCAAGTGTggaagaagagctgagctgaggagaTCCCCTGTGATGATGGAAGGGCTGTTCTGGAggccagctctgtcccagcagtgcccgtgccctgtccctgcctgcgGGCACAGGACTGTCACACCACAGGGCTGTGACCAAGCTGCCAGAGCACTCAGGCCTTACCCAAGGGTGCAGAAGGAGACTGTGGAGCTGGAAAGGGGACAGCTTGGAAAAGATCAAGCGCTGGTGCTCCCGGGCAGTGCCCTTGTGCCAGGActctttcccctccacctctgcacacaggcactgccctgcagctccagagaggGTCTCAAAGGAAGGGCCTCAGGCAAACATTCACTGGAAGGTTCTTTATTGTGTTTAAACACACAGAGAACACATTTCCTCTGTGAAAATCTCCTGGGTAAATAATACATGGAGATGTCAATGATGAGAAAGGACACAAGCAATGACATTACTCTGTAGGCaatagtttaaaaatgaaagcagagaaaaatcccaATCCAAATAACCAGTATCTACAACAAAATTCAGTAAAACTTCCCTGAAGACTGGTTGGGCTTCTAGTTTGTAACATTACGAGAGACATGAAGATGAAGCCAATCATTTTGACCCTTTTGAAAAATCATCTAGATATGAGTTTCTTCAGGGCATTCTTGAGCTCCTGgttcctcatgctgtagatgagggggttCGCTGCTGGAGGAACCACCGAGTACAGAAATGACAGCACAAGGTCCAAGGACAGGGAAGAGATGGAAGGGGGCTTCAGGTAGGCAAAGATGCCAGTGCTGACAAACAGGGAGACCACggccaggtgagggaggcacgtggaaaaggctttgtgtcttccctgctcagaggggatcctcagcacagccctgaaaaTCTCCACATATGATACcactatgaaaacaaaacagccaaaaattaaaaaagaactTAATGCAAGAAGACAAATTTCCCTGGTGTAATCAGAGcgtgagcaggagagcttgaggatctgggggatttcacagaagaactggtccagggcattgccctggcagaggggcagggaaaatgtattggctgtgtgcagcagagaaTAGAGAAACCcagagccccaggcagctgctgccatgtggacacaagctctgctgcccaggagggtcccgtagtgcaggggtttgcagatggccacGTAGCGGTCGTAGGACATGATCGTCAGGAGAGAAAGCTCTCCTGAGatgaagaagacaaagaagaagagctgtgcagcacatgCCTTGTAGGAGATGTCCGTGTTGTGCCAGAGGGAattggccatggctttgggcagagtggtggagatggatcccaggtcgaggagggagaggttgaggaggaagaagtacatgggggtgtggaggtggtggtcacaggcgatggtggtgatgatgaggccgttgcccaggagggcagccaggtagatgcccaggaagagccagaagtgcaagagctgcagctcccgcctctctgcaaatgccaggaggaggaactgcctgatggagctgctgttggacatTGGATGCCACTATGGATAGAGACcttcttgtggaaaaaaaaaaaaaaaaaaaaaaaaaaaaggaagttagGGCAgtgttgcttaaaaaaacatGATTAAATTTCTCCTAGAGACACACAAACAGTTCCTCCCATTTCATGAACACCTTTGGAATATCCCTTTCAAACACCCTGGCTTGTCCTGGCTGAATGTCCataaaggagcaggaggggtcTGTGCGTCTCTACAGCAATTGgtgaaaaggagcaggaggggatcTCAGATTAAATCCTCTCGTGACATTCAGGAGCTGTACATCATTGTCACCCCAAAGCACCACCAGACTGCAGAGCAGAGTTGATGGGATTCAGCATGGTTTGCTCTGGAAAAATTTCTCAAAAACCCATGAAGAAACTTTTAATGCAGAAGCCCCTGGCAtttttgctgctctgcaagtgaaaccctgagggtgctgagaggcAAAGGGACTGTCCCTTAGTGCAGAGTGAGGACAGCCGCTCTGTCCATCAGTCCTGCTCTCACCTGCACAAAGAGGCAAAGACCCTTAAGATGGGGTATCCTGATGGGAGGGCTGGCTGACCCTCATCCCCACACGCTGCAGTCCTCACAGCCCCAAATCTCAGGTGCTTTGGATGCTTTTCCTTCATGGACACAGGAGCAGGACAGGACCTGCAGCATCAGTGTCTGAGCTGCACCCAAAtcctcaccccccagcccagcaaaaagaaggggaagaacaagggcagcagcagcaggggcaagAGGGGAACCTGCCAAAGTTCTGCTGCCAAGATTGTCGGGACATGGAGACACGGGCAGAGACTccagcatttctcctctctggtgTGTAGGGGGGGCTGCTGGAAGGATGCTCAGAATTCAGTGCCCATGATCTGAAGGGCTGGGGAactgtgctgtgtgacagaGAGCAGGGTTTAGCTctagggagggcagcagctctgcaggggatggCTGGGAGGTGCAGGAATCCCCCCTGCCATCatcttccaggcagcagctccctctccatccctgcccatctctgctgcctgcagctctttctctctccccagctctcctccctgtcagtgctcacagcccccatcccaccccctgagtgctcagctctgccctgcagacccctcctggcagcagcaggacctgtccAGGGGCATCTCTGGCTGTGCAggggctcaggagcagctcagacaaGGGATGAAGAGAACTGGGGTCTGTGAGCCTTCTGCAGAGTGCAGAAAGAGCTTTCCATGCCCTGGAGAGACAAgtggaagcagagcctgaggagagCCCAGAGTGGAGCAGCAAAGCCCTGCCCTGAAGGGACTCCTGAAAAGTCCCCTCAGAAAtcttctgggcagcagctggagctgtgagcagccctgagcaattcacccctctctcagcagcaccaggagcctg
It encodes:
- the LOC139790526 gene encoding olfactory receptor 14A16-like isoform X1, which gives rise to MSNSSSIRQFLLLAFAERRELQLLHFWLFLGIYLAALLGNGLIITTIACDHHLHTPMYFFLLNLSLLDLGSISTTLPKAMANSLWHNTDISYKACAAQLFFFVFFISGELSLLTIMSYDRYVAICKPLHYGTLLGSRACVHMAAAAWGSGFLYSLLHTANTFSLPLCQGNALDQFFCEIPQILKLSCSRSDYTREICLLALSSFLIFGCFVFIVVSYVEIFRAVLRIPSEQGRHKAFSTCLPHLAVVSLFVSTGIFAYLKPPSISSLSLDLVLSFLYSVVPPAANPLIYSMRNQELKNALKKLISRCLQAALHCPCLHLLL
- the LOC139790526 gene encoding olfactory receptor 14J1-like isoform X2, with the protein product MSNSSSIRQFLLLAFAERRELQLLHFWLFLGIYLAALLGNGLIITTIACDHHLHTPMYFFLLNLSLLDLGSISTTLPKAMANSLWHNTDISYKACAAQLFFFVFFISGELSLLTIMSYDRYVAICKPLHYGTLLGSRACVHMAAAAWGSGFLYSLLHTANTFSLPLCQGNALDQFFCEIPQILKLSCSRSDYTREICLLALSSFLIFGCFVFIVVSYVEIFRAVLRIPSEQGRHKAFSTCLPHLAVVSLFVSTGIFAYLKPPSISSLSLDLVLSFLYSVVPPAANPLIYSMRNQELKNALKKLISR